From the genome of Agelaius phoeniceus isolate bAgePho1 chromosome 24, bAgePho1.hap1, whole genome shotgun sequence:
GAAACAGGTGTGCTCTGCTCCAAAGTTGCACTAGGTGCACTCTGAGAACCTCCTGCCAAaacctccctctgctctgggctctgctgctggccaggggtGGCTGCAGAACCCAGCACGCCCACATGGCTCTCACCTGAACCCTTCTGCCTCTCTAAAGCACCTGCCctgagcacaggctgcccagcacTGACGGGCCCGGTGCTGATGTGCTCTCTGCCAGAACCACAAGGCTGGCTCCCCTCTGCTTCTCCACCCTCAGACCTCATCTCAGGGAAGGAACAGCTCTGTTCCTGGCTGGCTGGATCCAAGCCTTTCTGCTCACCTTCAGGAAGTCCCTtctgctgcactgctggctCTCTCTGACCTGTTTCCAGCTGGGAAACTTCTTCCGAGGCAAGGATCTTGCATTCTCCTTTCCGACTGATAACCAAGAGTTTGTGAAGCTCTTTCAAGGCTGATGCCAGAGGGAAACATTGCTCTTCTGAAGGTTTTCCTGCATCCATGTCCAGCTGTTGGGTGCTGGAGGGGGAAGAGCTGTCTGCTGCCAAATTAGCCGACTCGTGATACTCTGCAGGAATTTCACCAGTGCTTTGAGACTGCAGGACATCACTGGTGGAAAGTGGATCACTCAAGGAGGATGGAGACTTGAGCAACTCCACCTCCATGGAGAGGGCCTCCGAGTTCAGGTTGGAAATATGTCTGTTCTCagtctgctgcttctgctgccctgctgagctctgtgcttcagctgcagcctgcTCCCCTGCATCTATTTCCATGACGGCTTCCATGTGCACGTGGCTAAAGGAGGCTGACAGCTGGATACTCCCTTTCACACAGGAAAGACCTGCTCTCTCCAGTTCATCTCTCATTTCCATGGGAGGATTTTCTGGCTGTTTGGCTTCTGCCACAGCAGGTTTCTCAACCCCACCAACACAGCAAGGAGGTTCTGGGTCAGTTGTCTCAGTTTGCTCCTCAAGATGTTCCTTTTCTGGCTCTTTGCACATCCGATGGTCTGTGGGAAGCTCATgtttttgctcctgctttgaAGACAGAGAGACATCTTTATCCTGCCTGTGCTTGGCAGCAGTGTCATCCAAATGGACTTTTGTCACTTCCAGAGGATGTTCCTGATCTTGTTCTTTATTACATTCCTTTAAAATGTCAGCACTAAATGTTTCTTTGAGTGTCTTCTGTGAAAGGCAAGCTGGATTGGAGCAGGTTCCATCTCCGGTGTGCAGAGAGGGGTCATTATTTGTCAAGGAAGAGCTATTAGAATGATGCTGTAATACCAGAGCATGTTCTTTTTCTGGGGTTATCTGGTGATCAGGTGAAGAGTCAGAAGTCTTGACGGCTCTAGGATCAATGGGCTCTGCAAGGCTGGATTCGGATGAGCAAATTGAAGCAGGGGCAGAGACAGAACGATCAAGTAACTGATTTGTGGGATTAGAGATCTTGGAATTTAGTCCTGAAGACTGGACTGGATTTTGAAACCCATCAGAAGCTGGTAATGAGGGCATTTCCAGTGAGGTAGTTTCTTTGTCACTATTCTCTATGGGAGACAGAAGGAAAGGAGCAGTCAGGACACAGCAGAAGCACCGTGGCAGCACAAACTGGAACGGGTAGCTCTAAATACCTGGTCTGTGGCCCACTCCAGCTGCAGTAAACACACACTACATGCATCAAGGCTTCCGACGCTCTgtttggatattaggaaacAAACACAGCAAACTCGTGTTAGCATTCAGAGCACACACCATGCATGGTTAcagtcctgcacagctcccctCCTCACTGTCCAGcacacagaggctgcaggagctcctgcctCCCAGAAAGATTCTGCCTGGCAAATTTGGCACATCGAGGCAAGAATAACTCTGCCAGAGCACAGTTTAAAGGCTGGTCTGTACTGGCTATGCCACTGAGCAGTCTGTGGGTCACACTAGACACTTGGTAAACTCTACACAATGTAACAATGTGTCTTGTGCCGGTCTTGTTTGTTCTGCCTTTGGCTGGAGATACTCAGGAGACACATTGCAGAGATAAGGGAACTGAGATGGCAACACAGTTCTTGGGTtgtgctcccagcagtgccagcagacCCGAGAGAAGGTGTCCAAACACCAGCTGGCTGCTAAAGGGAAGCGTACAGATTGTAGGGGGAAGGAAATCCCCCAAAAGAACTGCTGCCCAAGGCTGGGAAGAgcaaagcaaaggagaaaaCCCAAAAGTCAAGTCCAGCTTGATgcttccttgtcctcacaggGAGCAGATGAATTGCAGATCTCTATCAGAAGCACTGAACACTGGCTGTAGTTATCAGGGGAGATTAAGTGACCTTATCTTGCTGACAGTCTGATCTCGCTGATGTATCAGCATCCAGCACTCGTTAAATCACTCACAGGACCTTTGTAGGAATGCCTGTCCTGACCCCACAGCCAGGATCACACACCCAGGCTCTGTCCTCTGTGATTTGCTgccctttcccttccca
Proteins encoded in this window:
- the DDI2 gene encoding protein DDI1 homolog 2 isoform X1, with protein sequence MPSLPASDGFQNPVQSSGLNSKISNPTNQLLDRSVSAPASICSSESSLAEPIDPRAVKTSDSSPDHQITPEKEHALVLQHHSNSSSLTNNDPSLHTGDGTCSNPACLSQKTLKETFSADILKECNKEQDQEHPLEVTKVHLDDTAAKHRQDKDVSLSSKQEQKHELPTDHRMCKEPEKEHLEEQTETTDPEPPCCVGGVEKPAVAEAKQPENPPMEMRDELERAGLSCVKGSIQLSASFSHVHMEAVMEIDAGEQAAAEAQSSAGQQKQQTENRHISNLNSEALSMEVELLKSPSSLSDPLSTSDVLQSQSTGEIPAEYHESANLAADSSSPSSTQQLDMDAGKPSEEQCFPLASALKELHKLLVISRKGECKILASEEVSQLETGQREPAVQQKGLPEGEQKGLDPASQEQSCSFPEMRSEGGEAEGSQPCGSGREHISTGPVSAGQPVLRAGALERQKGSGESHVGVLGSAATPGQQQSPEQREVLAGGSQSAPSATLEQSTPVSSTPASGEGAPQDTQRLFTGAPGRSGSAAPAGPWPLGGSEEPLLSPPAAYTRLTEAGASSPPAFPVADVDRILGAGFTPQEALQALEQAGGNADLALLILLAKSIVVPT